AAGGTTTGGTCATTTCAGGAAGCTGAGAATAGTCTGTCGATTTGGAAAGTCATAACTGATAACTTTTATTCACTGCAGGAAAGTGAAGCTCAGTTGGCTTTGAGTAAAGCCGAAGAAATGGCAAAAGCTGAGTTGACTGCGGCAATTGTTAAAGAAAAGGCAGCACAAATTGAGAAAATGGCAGAGGCAGATCTTAACGTAAGTAAAGACGCAACAATGTATTTCATTTCCTAGTATCTAATGATTCCAACCTCATAGTATAGAATATGCACATACTGTTTCGAAATCATAATTAGGAAGAAGTTTAGGAAATCAGATGCACGTTGAAAACATTTCATCAAGTCAAAGAAAGTGAAGGAATTGTTCTTGAAATACGTTATCCAAGAATTCCATCAAGGCTGAGAAATGCATACATATGCTGCGATGGGCATTTAGCAAAGATGTTGAACGCAAAATCTCTGTTCTAATGAACTGTAGCCCACATTATATGAATTTGTGTTACCTATCTCTTTTTAACCAAGTAGAATTCCTGAATGTTCTTTTCTTCTCTTCTAATTTTTGTAGATAAAGGCATTGCATATGGCATTCTATGCGCGATCTGAAGAGGCTCGCAAAAGTCATTCAGTTCACAAGCTTGCATTGGTAAGAAACGAATGTTTTATTTCGTCATGTAACTATGCTTTTCTATAGCATCTTGTAAATTGATATATGACTAATAAGTAAATTCTGGTTGTTGTAGGGTGCACTTGCTTTGGAAGATTCACTCTCGAAAGGACTACCAATCCATAAAGAAATAAGTATGCTTCAGAGTTACCTTGAAGGCACTCACGAGGACTCAGTCTTAGCCTTGGTTTTATCATCTCTTCCAGAAGAAGCAAAATCCAAAGGAACCGATACAACGCTGCAGCTAAACCAGAAGGTGCACTTATTATTATTCACAGATCACAACCGATGTTATATATAAGGCAGTTCAACTTATTTATTACTCACTTCTCTTTATTATTTTCAGTTTGATACTTTGAAAGGAACACTTAGACACTTCAGTCTCATTCCACCTGGTGGCGGAGGAATCTTAGCACATTCACTAGCACATATAGCATCTTGGCTCAAGGTATGCTGTAATGCTACTTCCGGAACAAACTCTGAAATTTTATTGCTTACTTGAATTTCTTTCGTACAGTTCAAGGAAGTGGACCAAGCTAATGGAGGCATTGAATCTGTTATTAAAAAAGTTGATAATTACTTGGCCGAGGAAAAACTAGCAGAGGCAGCAGCTGCACTTGAAGAAGGCGTTAAAGGAAGTAAAGCTGAGGAAGTAGTCAGTGAATGGGTGAGACTTGCAAGAAACAGAGCAATTACAGAACAAGCTGTTACAATTCTCCGATCTTATGCAACTTGTGCCAGCCTCACTTGATCATTCCCCTCTCAGATCTTCCATTAAAAGGTAACTTTTTTAATTCGATACTCGAGAGTCCTCGGTTTCCTTGATTTTGCGGGAAGTAGTACCAACCCTTTTTTGGTCAGAGGAAGAATCAATGGTTGTTACAATACTCTCTTCTTGTGTTTATCTCTGCAAGATTAATCAGACAGTGTTTCTTTTGGGATTCAATCACCGGTTTGGTGTTTAAAATCACAGTTTCTCGAGAGAGAGTTGGTTTCAGGAAGTGTGAATCAAAATAAGAGAATCTCATGAATTATGATTTCAAGTTTTTGTTACCTTCATTGTTGATAGAGGTGATGTGGAAACAAGTTTAGTTTTCTTTTTTTATACCATTGGCAGACAGAGAGAGAATCGTAGCGAATAACAACCACACGAGAAGCTCATGTGTCAGTTTCATCTCGCATTGCGTGGAAGATGAACTGAGACAGAAGAATGATGGTGAGGAAGGGTGTGATTAAACCCATAAACAAAACTTCAATTATGAACATCATCTATAATCACAATTATTGAGTGATTAGACCACTAAACCAATTAAATTTCGATATCATTCTGTATTGCTGGGTGTTTGGTCATATCCTTTGACATGATTGTTTTTAGACCAAACGCACCATTGAAAGGATGATACATCAAAAGCTAAAAATATTATGAACTGCCTCATCTGCAATCTAAGAATTAAGCAACATATATTTTTATTCAAGGTGTAACATTGCCAAAACTCTGCACCATCTGTATTAAACATTTTTCATATCATCGGACGTATAAGGATAAATGTATGTACATCTTTGATAAAATGTGCTGTAACAACATATAGATATAAGAGTTTAAACTGTGTAATTATCAAATCTTTCACGTAGTTGTACTAATTTTCAATTCAAAACCAACTATCGATATATATTAATCTTAGGTTTACGCTTTGTTTGTGATCGATGTAGATTTGTAACGAGGTCAAATTCGATTTCCATCCCATTTGATGTTTATGTTTTCACTTCCCTTCACCAACTTTAAACTATTGGGGTCAAATGGCCCACAGAATATAGACAACATGAATCGAATCATATGGATCGTAACATAATGGCCATACCAGTGGCTTACACCACTGAACTATGTGACACCGAGTATTGGCATGATCCGTCTATATGAGTGCAGAAAATCCATCAGTGCAACAATAGCTACATAGCATGACCCACCATAACCACCACCATAATAATGGTAATCATCATCATATATTCCTTTTAAATAGGCATATAAGCATAGTGTGGTCAGTCTATATGTAAATTAGTGCAACTGGTCCGTGGACAGAACAATCAAAATCATTTGAACTTTTATGTACATGAACAAGCAAAATATATTCTCATCAAATCTCATGGGTTTTTTTTTTACCACCATCAAGTCTCTTGGTGATGAAAGAAGGTTTTTTGTAAAGTTATGTATATAGGATATACTAAAAAATATTCAATTAGACGTTAAGTTCAATTTACATCAATATCGCCTTTAATTTCAGTGTATAAATAGTGTTGTATATTGTATTACCATCAGTAAGAAAGAAATACTATTATCTACGATATACGGTAGCTATGATATTGTTGAAAAATCCTAACAAACAAACTGACATTTCTGAAGTGTTGCTATAGACTAGAGAGTTGACAATTAATAAGCTGAATAATGAATAATCTGACGAATAGTTTAGTGAGAAGAAGTTTAATTAGAGAGACATTTAGCAAAAAAAAAAAGTTTAATTAGAGAGATGGAAGAAAGAGGCCACTAAGTAAGAACTTCGTGGAAATCACTTTTAAATTTTTTGACATTTGATATCTGCATATATTCCCTTTTGCATTATGCTTCTCTTGGAATTTTTCAAATTTCAAATCTAATGGTGTGGTAAAAAAAGTCAATAAAAGCAAATATAGAACAGAGTTAAATATCATAATGGGAACTTGACTCTTTAATGTAAATGATGCTAGAGCAGACACCAAGAAAGACTAAGCACATGGGAGAACAGTAAATTATCAAATTTCAAATCATCACCACGATATAAAATTTATACTATATAATTATAATTATACATTTATAATATTATAATTATATACTATGGTCCCAGCACTACATTCCAGAATCCTGCGGCAGTCGAAGATTCCACAATTTTCGCCACCATTTACTCCATGATTAACAAGAGAAATATTTGCACGGATTCAAAACCACATTTACATGATTAAGGTGCTATATATTATAAGAATATACAAAGAAAAATTGATTTAAATTAGATCCAACGATAAAATAATAATCACCAATATATACTTTTGGTAAAAACTAAGATAAAGGCATATATGTTGATTTGTTAAAGAATATATCCTACCCACAAGCAAACAAACGAAAAACTAATTCTAAAAGTGTAATTAATACGAAAAATAGAAATCATGAACGAGTAACTTCAACATCATATATGTGCTATATTTAATTTGTTGAATAATCATGTTAACAGACTAACTTTGATTTCGGACTATATATATACACATACTATTATGTTCTTTGGTCTGAAGATGAACATAACCACGTACTGTCATTATTATGATCATGATCGGAACCACCGTAACCTCCATTTTCACCGGTTGTATTGTTCCCGTTAGCCACTGCCGTTGTCGTCATAGGAATAGTAGATGCACTCTGCAACATAGCTTGACCAAACTGATCGTTATTATTGCTTCTAGGGTTTGAAGTAATGTTTGAAATCTGAGCTTGAAGAAGAGACTGTAGATTAATATTCTCGAAACCGTTGTTAGGGTTTTGATATTGCTGATGAATCTGTGATCCGGATAGGAGAGGAGACGTTGTTGGGAGGAGTTGTTGAGCGAAAGGTCGTAACAAGAGATTGTTGTTGTAAGAGTTTGGTGATGAAGAAGAAGACAGGCCGAGGAAAGTGTTGAGGCGCGTGGTGTTCACGACGGAGTTGTTAAATAGTGGCGGAGATGGGATTCCGGTGAACTCTTGAACCATCGCCCGGAAGTTCGAAGTTTCCGTCATTAGAACCGTCGTTGGTGCTCTTCTTGATGCTCGTGATCTTTTCTTGGCTTTCTTGGTTACTCCTATGTTGTTAGGAGGAGGGAATGATGATGTGGCGGAGAAGGCACGGAGGTCGGGTTGAGATGTCGGGTCGGGTTGTTGGTTTACGGGTAAGAACGTGTTGTTGTTGAAGTAGTTTGGTAGTATTAGAGAGTTGTTGTCGTTGTTGTGGTCGAAGTGGAGGAGGTTAAGGTGGCTTTGTTGCTGCGGAGGTAGAGATGGCACGTGGTGGTCGAAGGCTGAGATGGATTGATCGACGGCGCGTGAATCATACTCTTCTTCGCCTCCTCTTCCACCGCCGCTTGAAGATTGCATGCTACTACTATTACCGGACTCCATCTTCTGACCAAACAAAGAAAACAAAACTTTTGGGGTATGTTTTTGATGAGAGAAAACTTTAGAAGTGGTTTAGATGAGAATAGATACTTGAATAAGGAGTTTATGAGATATTTATGAGATATGGTATTACGGTAAATAAGATCATCTCCACGGGATTCTCTCCGTTGGGATTCTTAATATATGTATTATATATATATATATATATATATATATATATATGGAACTCCATAAATAAAAGTTCTTAAAGATTTTTAAAACTTTCTTTTA
The DNA window shown above is from Brassica oleracea var. oleracea cultivar TO1000 chromosome C3, BOL, whole genome shotgun sequence and carries:
- the LOC106332135 gene encoding hybrid signal transduction protein dokA-like; this translates as MESGNSSSMQSSSGGGRGGEEEYDSRAVDQSISAFDHHVPSLPPQQQSHLNLLHFDHNNDNNSLILPNYFNNNTFLPVNQQPDPTSQPDLRAFSATSSFPPPNNIGVTKKAKKRSRASRRAPTTVLMTETSNFRAMVQEFTGIPSPPLFNNSVVNTTRLNTFLGLSSSSSPNSYNNNLLLRPFAQQLLPTTSPLLSGSQIHQQYQNPNNGFENINLQSLLQAQISNITSNPRSNNNDQFGQAMLQSASTIPMTTTAVANGNNTTGENGGYGGSDHDHNNDSTWLCSSSDQRT